The Kribbella amoyensis genomic sequence CGGCGCCTGGTCCTGGTTCCCCGGACGGGCGGCAGTTGATGGTCCCGCCGTCGCCCGAGGAGTGGCGGCTGATCCCGTCGTGGCAGTGGCTCCGCGCGGGCGTCGAAGGACGGCGGTCTCGTGTCGTGATCACCGCGGCGACCCGGGCGAAGGCGCTGGAGCGGACCCTGGAGCTGACCGACTCGGCCGAGATCGAGCGCCGGCTGCGGTCCCTGCCCGGGGTCGGGGTGTGGACGGCGGCCGAGGTCCGTCAGCGCGCACACGGCGATGCGGACGCGTTCTCCTTCGCCGACTACCACGTGTCCCGCAACGTCTCGTACGCGCTGACCGGCGAGGAGCTCGACGACGAGGGCACCGCCGAGCTGATCGAGCCGTACCGCGGCCACCGTTTCCGCGTCCAACGCCTGCTCGAGCTGGCCGGCATCGGCCACCCCCGGTACGGCCCACGCATGTCCCTGCCCACTCACACCCCCGGAGCCACGCACCGCCTCCGCTGACCGGGTCCGGGTGGTCGGTGTCACTCCGCGTGGAGGGGTCGGGATACGGGGAGTGGGCACCGGGTTGTCATCATGCGGATCGACGGGGACGGGCTGTACCTGGTCGCCGGGGCCGCCCTGTTGCTCGGGGCGGTACTGCCTCGGCTGTTGCGGCGGTATGCCGTCTCGGCGCCGATCGCGTTTCTCGGGGTCGGGATGCTGCTCGGATTCTTCGTGGATCGGGGGCAGCTGAGCCCGATCGCCGAGCCGAGGCTGACCGAGCACCTGGCCGAGCTGACGATCCTGATAGCGCTGATGGGTGTCGGGCTGGCGATCGACCGGCCGATCGGGTGGCGGCGCTGGAAGGTGACGTGGCGGCTGTTGTTCGTCGCGATGCCGGCCTGTGTCGCGGCCGTCGCCGGGCTCGGGTGGTTGCTCGGGCTGGCGCCGGCGGTGGCGCTCCTGGTGGCCGGGGTACTCGCTCCGACCGATCCCGTGCTTGCGTCCGACGTCCAGGTCCAGGGGCCGACGACCGGTGTGGACGTGGAGCCGGAGGAGGACGACGAGGTCCGGTTCGCGCTGACCTCGGAGGCGGGCCTGAACGACGGGCTCGCGTTCCCACTGGTCTACCTGGCCGTGTTCGCCGCGACCAAGGGCGCGCTGGGTCACTGGGTCCTCGAGTGGATCGCCTGGGATCTGCTCGGCAAGACCGTGATCGGGGTCGCGATCGGGGCCGGCGCAGGCTGGTTGCTGGGCCGGATGGCGTTCTCGGCCCCGCTGCCCAGCTTCCGCCTGGCCGACTCCCGCGAACCGGTTCTGGCCCTCGCGATGACGC encodes the following:
- a CDS encoding DNA-3-methyladenine glycosylase family protein; amino-acid sequence: MGVVSSVVRRWRPGRPVDPHTVIGGLRKGPGDPAYVVDPVRRTVWRATRTPDGPVLLRLAPYAAGAEVEAEAWGPGARWALDGVPELLGDSDSWDGFEPLPEHQPLVDAARRFPHFRVPRTRAVFEAMAAAGIEQVVTGKEAFRAWRLLLREYGEPAPGPGSPDGRQLMVPPSPEEWRLIPSWQWLRAGVEGRRSRVVITAATRAKALERTLELTDSAEIERRLRSLPGVGVWTAAEVRQRAHGDADAFSFADYHVSRNVSYALTGEELDDEGTAELIEPYRGHRFRVQRLLELAGIGHPRYGPRMSLPTHTPGATHRLR
- a CDS encoding cation:proton antiporter — its product is MRIDGDGLYLVAGAALLLGAVLPRLLRRYAVSAPIAFLGVGMLLGFFVDRGQLSPIAEPRLTEHLAELTILIALMGVGLAIDRPIGWRRWKVTWRLLFVAMPACVAAVAGLGWLLGLAPAVALLVAGVLAPTDPVLASDVQVQGPTTGVDVEPEEDDEVRFALTSEAGLNDGLAFPLVYLAVFAATKGALGHWVLEWIAWDLLGKTVIGVAIGAGAGWLLGRMAFSAPLPSFRLADSREPVLALAMTLGVYGLAEVLHGYGFLAVFVAALTLRAEERSHDFHEELHGFLEQLEHILTWGILLLLGVAVTGGLLEPLDLTGVAIGATLILVLRPLTAWLSLQRTSMRRSERWVTAAFGIRGVGSIFYLAYAGKDFAEDLPWLWATVGFTVVLSVVVHGVAATPLMRMLERRRGH